The following coding sequences lie in one Cronobacter universalis NCTC 9529 genomic window:
- a CDS encoding sugar ABC transporter substrate-binding protein encodes MKKLTLSLLALGLLSSLPGFAATPAPVPDAIASHYGPVRIAVIRNLGSDDNTTQFVAGAIQEGKKLGFKVSTFLSNGDDAKFQDFVNQAISQKYDGIILSQGRDPYSTELVKRIVDAGIKVSVFDTAVKGEIPGVTVTQQDDASLTQLSAGQLVKDFNGKANIIKLWVAGFPPMERRQAAYQEILKQNPGIKELESIGAVSSDVQGDTANKVGAVLAKYPKGQIDAIWGTWDAFSQGAYKALKENGRTEIKLYSIDISNQDLQLMREAGSPWKVSVAVDPKLIGATNVRLIANKIAGEPTPATYDFKAAAIPQALLASQSGPVNVAALGKIIPGWGQTEDFIAPWFATLEAKHK; translated from the coding sequence ATGAAAAAACTGACGCTCTCTTTACTGGCGCTGGGCCTGCTCTCATCGCTCCCCGGTTTCGCCGCCACGCCCGCGCCGGTGCCGGACGCCATCGCCAGTCACTACGGGCCGGTGCGCATTGCCGTTATCCGCAACTTAGGGTCGGACGACAACACCACGCAGTTTGTGGCGGGCGCGATTCAGGAAGGCAAAAAGCTCGGCTTTAAGGTCAGCACCTTTTTAAGCAACGGCGACGACGCGAAATTCCAGGATTTCGTCAATCAGGCCATCAGCCAGAAATATGACGGCATTATTCTCTCGCAGGGGCGCGATCCGTACTCCACCGAACTGGTGAAGCGCATTGTGGACGCGGGCATTAAAGTCTCGGTGTTTGATACCGCCGTGAAAGGTGAGATCCCGGGCGTCACCGTCACCCAGCAGGATGACGCGTCGCTCACGCAGCTCTCCGCAGGCCAGCTGGTGAAAGATTTCAACGGCAAGGCGAACATCATTAAGCTGTGGGTGGCGGGCTTCCCGCCGATGGAGCGTCGCCAGGCAGCGTACCAGGAGATCCTGAAGCAAAACCCCGGCATTAAAGAGCTGGAATCGATAGGCGCGGTCTCCTCGGACGTGCAGGGCGATACCGCCAACAAAGTGGGCGCGGTGCTGGCGAAATACCCGAAAGGCCAGATTGACGCCATCTGGGGCACCTGGGACGCTTTCAGCCAGGGCGCTTATAAGGCGCTGAAAGAGAACGGGCGCACCGAGATCAAGCTCTACAGCATCGATATCTCCAACCAGGATTTGCAGCTGATGCGCGAAGCGGGCAGCCCGTGGAAAGTGAGCGTGGCGGTCGATCCGAAGCTGATTGGCGCGACCAACGTGCGGCTTATCGCCAATAAAATCGCCGGCGAGCCGACGCCTGCCACCTATGATTTTAAAGCCGCGGCCATCCCGCAGGCGTTGCTGGCAAGCCAGAGCGGGCCGGTGAACGTGGCGGCGCTCGGTAAAATCATTCCGGGCTGGGGCCAGACGGAAGATTTCATCGCGCCGTGGTTTGCGACGCTTGAAGCGAAGCATAAATAA
- a CDS encoding LVIVD repeat-containing protein, giving the protein MATALPRPDYSRNMRLIGHSDQGGRPDGVQVMVHRGFAYIGHMVSQGFSIVDVRDPKNPKAAGYVPAPPGTWNVHLQTHDDLLLVINARDLFADARFADEKVYYTRSVGETVRDVRDKGWSAGLRVFDIATPDKPREIGFLPLDGIGIHRIWYVGWRWAYVSALIDGFTDYIFLTIDLADPRKPEVAGRWWLPGMHQAAGETPGWPDGKRYALHHAIIAGDTAYGSWRDGGLTILDVKDRSQPTLIAHRNWSPPFGGGTHTALPLPERSLLVVLDEAVLDNQQDGEKHIWLFDIREPSNPVSISTFPQPDETDYVAKGAHFGPHNLHENRPGSFVSSTLIFATWQNAGVRAYDISNPYRPVETGALVPAAPEKMMDTRPGRPPVIQSCDVFVDAQGIIYSTDYNGGLSVIEYQG; this is encoded by the coding sequence ATGGCGACCGCATTACCGCGCCCGGACTACAGCCGCAATATGCGGCTGATTGGCCACTCCGACCAGGGCGGCCGCCCGGACGGCGTGCAGGTGATGGTGCACAGGGGCTTCGCGTATATCGGCCATATGGTGTCGCAGGGTTTTTCCATCGTTGACGTGCGCGACCCGAAAAACCCGAAAGCGGCGGGCTATGTGCCCGCGCCGCCCGGCACCTGGAACGTGCATCTCCAGACGCACGATGACCTGCTGCTGGTGATCAACGCCCGCGATCTCTTCGCCGACGCGCGTTTCGCCGACGAAAAAGTCTATTACACCCGTTCGGTCGGCGAGACGGTGCGCGATGTCAGGGACAAAGGCTGGAGCGCGGGGCTTCGCGTGTTTGATATCGCCACACCCGATAAACCGCGCGAAATCGGCTTTCTGCCGCTCGACGGCATCGGCATTCACCGTATCTGGTATGTGGGCTGGCGCTGGGCGTATGTCTCAGCGCTTATTGACGGCTTTACCGATTACATTTTCCTCACCATCGATCTTGCCGACCCGCGCAAACCGGAAGTGGCGGGGCGCTGGTGGCTGCCGGGGATGCATCAGGCGGCGGGAGAGACGCCCGGCTGGCCCGACGGCAAACGCTACGCGCTGCACCATGCGATTATCGCGGGCGATACCGCCTACGGGAGCTGGCGCGACGGCGGGCTGACGATTCTGGATGTGAAAGATCGCAGCCAGCCGACACTTATTGCGCACCGTAACTGGAGCCCGCCGTTTGGCGGCGGCACGCATACCGCGCTGCCGCTGCCGGAACGCTCCCTGCTGGTGGTGCTTGACGAAGCGGTGCTGGATAACCAGCAGGATGGCGAAAAACATATCTGGCTGTTTGATATCCGCGAGCCGTCGAACCCGGTGAGTATTTCTACCTTCCCGCAACCGGATGAAACCGACTACGTGGCGAAAGGGGCGCACTTCGGGCCGCATAATCTGCACGAGAACCGCCCCGGCAGTTTTGTGAGTTCGACGCTGATTTTCGCGACCTGGCAGAACGCGGGCGTGCGCGCTTACGATATCTCGAACCCGTACCGCCCTGTGGAGACCGGCGCGCTGGTGCCCGCCGCGCCAGAGAAGATGATGGACACGCGGCCCGGACGCCCGCCGGTGATCCAGTCATGCGATGTGTTTGTGGATGCGCAGGGGATTATTTACAGCACGGATTATAACGGCGGGTTGTCGGTGATTGAGTATCAGGGGTAA